From Methanococcus maripaludis, the proteins below share one genomic window:
- a CDS encoding methanogenesis marker 9 domain-containing protein: MWENSPSHICRGGDLRGLAFCCPPVKYCPLHKALESIEMPVEEFSKIKQDFGSRTRLGLGKNTCFGSLIWCCKITKPCPFRDSAMLAIDMGEDEYMELKKELAEEIIRKSKLFEEGVKALEEQGISREDAEKAILETGDLKKAYEIVKKQI; this comes from the coding sequence ATGTGGGAAAATTCCCCTTCACACATCTGCAGAGGTGGCGATTTAAGAGGACTTGCATTTTGCTGCCCTCCTGTAAAGTACTGCCCATTACATAAAGCGTTAGAATCAATTGAAATGCCAGTAGAAGAATTTTCAAAAATAAAGCAGGATTTTGGAAGTAGGACTAGACTAGGACTTGGTAAAAATACCTGTTTTGGAAGTTTGATCTGGTGCTGTAAAATCACAAAACCATGCCCATTTAGGGATAGTGCAATGCTTGCAATCGACATGGGTGAAGACGAGTACATGGAACTTAAAAAAGAACTCGCAGAAGAAATAATCAGAAAATCAAAATTGTTTGAAGAAGGCGTTAAAGCTTTGGAAGAACAGGGAATTTCAAGAGAGGATGCAGAAAAAGCAATTTTGGAAACTGGCGACTTAAAAAAAGCATATGAAATTGTTAAAAAACAAATTTAA
- a CDS encoding homoserine dehydrogenase, which produces MKIILVGFGIIGKGVLKAINLKSEHLKKKYGLDLKVAAICDRSGAAIDEEGLDLELALKVKEETRKISNYPEKGCKMDILEVIGSVNADVVVEVSPTNIETGEPAKSYMLKAFETKKHVVSANKGPLAVSFKELVTAAEKNKLCFRYEASVGGAMPIINLAKETLAGNDVKLIKGILNGTTNYILTKMEKEQLDFDTVLKEAQELGIAETNPHQDISGLDTAAKIVILANSIFGRDVTIKDVNLEGITRITPEALVMANKSGHTIKLIGEVTDKKLEVCPKLVPVDSPLNVMGCLNVAMFDTDLANDIVVVGTGAGDIETASAILSDLINIHQTIKN; this is translated from the coding sequence ATGAAGATAATACTTGTAGGATTTGGAATAATTGGTAAGGGTGTTTTAAAGGCCATTAATCTCAAATCAGAACATTTAAAGAAAAAATATGGATTAGATTTAAAAGTTGCTGCGATTTGTGACCGCAGTGGTGCTGCAATTGATGAAGAAGGCCTTGATTTAGAACTAGCCTTAAAAGTTAAAGAAGAAACAAGAAAAATATCAAATTATCCCGAAAAAGGATGTAAAATGGATATTTTAGAAGTTATAGGCTCTGTAAATGCAGATGTGGTTGTAGAAGTAAGTCCTACAAACATTGAAACTGGAGAACCTGCAAAATCATACATGTTAAAAGCATTTGAAACCAAAAAACACGTCGTGAGTGCAAACAAAGGCCCTCTTGCAGTTTCATTTAAAGAATTAGTAACTGCTGCAGAAAAAAATAAATTATGTTTCAGATACGAAGCTTCAGTCGGTGGTGCAATGCCGATAATCAATCTTGCAAAGGAAACATTGGCAGGAAACGATGTTAAATTAATAAAAGGAATTTTAAACGGGACTACAAACTACATTTTAACCAAAATGGAAAAAGAACAGCTTGATTTTGATACGGTATTAAAAGAAGCTCAAGAACTTGGAATTGCGGAAACAAATCCCCACCAAGACATCAGCGGACTTGATACTGCTGCAAAAATTGTAATTTTGGCAAATTCAATATTTGGACGAGATGTAACAATTAAAGACGTAAATTTAGAAGGAATAACAAGAATTACTCCTGAAGCACTCGTCATGGCAAATAAAAGTGGCCATACAATAAAATTAATAGGCGAAGTTACCGACAAAAAACTCGAAGTTTGCCCAAAACTTGTACCTGTTGACAGCCCCTTAAATGTTATGGGCTGTTTAAATGTTGCAATGTTTGATACAGATCTTGCAAACGATATCGTAGTTGTAGGAACTGGTGCAGGAGATATTGAAACTGCATCTGCCATATTAAGCGATTTAATAAATATTCACCAGACTATTAAAAATTAA
- a CDS encoding sodium:solute symporter family protein: MNILLLNVIVLIYLLVIGYLGYKGWKGTSSAEDYMVGGRKIHPFVMAMSYGATFISTAAIVGFGGFSGLFGMSLLWLTFLNIFLGIFIAFVFFGKRTRKMGHNLNALTFPELLAKRFESKFIQWFSGLLIFCAMPIYAAAVLIGAARFIETTLNISFDVALLVFSIIIAVYVVMGGLKGVMYTDAFQGTIMFFGMLFLLYMTYDILGGVTTAHQAISNMSGLVPANLASVGHAGWTSMPTFGSPMWWTIVSSIILGVGIGVLAQPQLIVRFMTVKSNRELNRAVLIGAVFILIATGTAYVVGTLSNVYFMNTEGVLSIGATVSETFPTGNSDSIMPLYINKAMPEWFIYIFLVSLLAAAMSTISSQFHAQGTSIGRDVYETICGKKGLNSVIITRLGIIVAIVIAAILGYILPGGIVARGTALFFGLCSAAFLPAYALGLFWKRTTKEGAIAGLLTGTFVSLFCLVFVHQAESAALGISKMLIGRDVLISAMPWPYVDPMVISLPLAFIATVLVSLLTKAPSKEHLKKCFKGI, encoded by the coding sequence ATGAATATCCTTCTTCTAAACGTGATTGTTTTAATATATTTGTTAGTTATTGGATACCTCGGATACAAAGGTTGGAAAGGAACTTCAAGTGCTGAAGACTACATGGTCGGAGGTAGAAAAATCCACCCATTCGTTATGGCAATGAGCTACGGTGCTACATTTATCAGTACTGCTGCAATTGTTGGTTTTGGTGGATTCTCAGGGCTATTTGGTATGAGTTTGCTATGGCTGACGTTTCTAAATATATTTTTAGGTATCTTTATAGCATTTGTATTTTTTGGGAAAAGAACTAGAAAAATGGGGCATAACTTAAATGCACTGACATTTCCTGAGCTACTGGCAAAAAGATTCGAAAGTAAATTTATACAGTGGTTTTCAGGGCTTTTAATATTTTGTGCAATGCCAATTTATGCAGCAGCAGTTTTGATTGGTGCTGCAAGATTTATAGAAACTACACTTAATATTTCATTTGACGTTGCACTGCTTGTATTTTCCATAATTATTGCAGTATATGTCGTAATGGGTGGTTTAAAAGGTGTTATGTACACGGATGCATTCCAAGGAACGATTATGTTTTTTGGAATGTTGTTTTTGCTCTACATGACTTATGATATCCTCGGTGGAGTTACCACAGCTCACCAGGCAATTTCAAATATGTCAGGGTTAGTTCCAGCAAACCTTGCAAGTGTAGGACATGCAGGGTGGACTTCGATGCCAACTTTTGGTTCTCCGATGTGGTGGACAATTGTTTCGAGCATAATTTTAGGTGTTGGAATCGGAGTTTTAGCACAACCTCAACTTATTGTTAGATTCATGACTGTAAAAAGTAACAGAGAATTAAACAGGGCTGTTTTGATTGGTGCAGTCTTTATTTTAATTGCAACAGGTACTGCATACGTTGTAGGAACCCTTTCAAACGTTTATTTCATGAATACCGAAGGTGTTCTTTCAATTGGTGCAACAGTGTCTGAAACATTCCCGACAGGAAACAGCGACAGTATCATGCCGTTATATATCAACAAAGCAATGCCGGAATGGTTTATTTACATATTCTTGGTTTCACTGCTTGCAGCTGCAATGTCAACAATTTCAAGCCAGTTCCACGCTCAAGGAACATCAATTGGAAGGGACGTTTATGAAACCATTTGTGGTAAAAAAGGATTAAATTCAGTAATTATAACGAGATTAGGAATTATTGTTGCAATTGTAATTGCTGCAATTCTAGGGTACATTCTTCCAGGAGGAATAGTTGCAAGAGGAACTGCATTATTCTTTGGACTCTGTAGTGCTGCGTTTTTACCGGCATATGCGTTAGGACTATTCTGGAAAAGAACCACAAAAGAAGGGGCAATTGCAGGTCTTTTAACAGGTACTTTTGTAAGTCTGTTCTGCTTAGTATTCGTTCATCAAGCGGAGTCAGCAGCACTTGGAATTTCAAAAATGCTGATTGGTAGGGACGTTTTGATTTCCGCGATGCCCTGGCCTTATGTAGACCCAATGGTAATCTCCCTACCGCTTGCATTTATTGCAACCGTTTTGGTGAGTCTTTTAACTAAAGCGCCGTCAAAAGAACATTTGAAAAAGTGCTTTAAAGGAATTTAA
- a CDS encoding symporter small accessory protein, whose protein sequence is MLGISDPYVLSAYVLCILSTLLCVIYGALNWNKGSETEEKEIEEQLDWEKEEEKMEDEIGTVV, encoded by the coding sequence ATGTTAGGCATTTCAGACCCCTATGTATTAAGCGCATACGTGCTCTGCATCTTAAGTACATTATTATGCGTTATATACGGGGCATTAAATTGGAATAAAGGTTCAGAAACCGAAGAAAAAGAAATTGAAGAACAATTGGACTGGGAAAAAGAAGAAGAAAAGATGGAAGATGAAATCGGAACGGTGGTCTAA
- a CDS encoding CDP-2,3-bis-(O-geranylgeranyl)-sn-glycerol synthase has product MDLLLLLFSALWYILPAYVANAVPCILGGGKPVDFGKNFFDGNRIIGNGVTYRGTFFGILFGIITGILQHFIVILYMGPESVFNYGLTGYIILSFLLATGALFGDMLGSFIKRRFNLNQGQSAPLLDQITFIIFALLFAYSLYPLPANIIVLLLVISPIIHFSSNIIAYKLHLKKVWW; this is encoded by the coding sequence ATGGATTTACTTTTATTGTTATTTAGCGCCTTGTGGTATATTTTACCTGCGTATGTAGCCAATGCAGTTCCTTGTATTTTGGGCGGGGGAAAACCTGTTGATTTTGGAAAAAATTTTTTCGATGGAAACAGGATTATTGGAAATGGTGTAACTTACAGGGGCACCTTTTTTGGAATACTTTTTGGAATAATTACTGGAATTTTACAGCATTTTATAGTTATATTATATATGGGCCCAGAATCAGTTTTTAATTACGGACTAACAGGATATATTATTTTGAGTTTTTTACTTGCAACTGGCGCTCTTTTTGGAGATATGCTTGGAAGCTTTATAAAAAGAAGATTTAACTTAAATCAGGGACAGTCCGCTCCACTATTGGATCAAATAACGTTTATAATATTTGCATTATTATTCGCATATTCGCTGTATCCACTACCTGCAAACATTATTGTACTATTACTTGTAATTTCCCCGATAATTCATTTTTCTTCGAACATTATCGCATACAAACTCCATTTAAAAAAAGTATGGTGGTAA
- a CDS encoding CoB--CoM heterodisulfide reductase iron-sulfur subunit A family protein: MSDPKVGVFVCYCGANINGAVDCEAVKDFASELDGVAVAATYPFMCADPGQGLIKDAIKEHGLDRIVVAACTPKIHEPTFRGCLQDAGISPYYLEFVNIREHDAFVHMGDVEGATRKACEMIAGGVERAKKLEDVPQKVVDVDKSCMVIGAGIAGIQSALDLGDQGFKVYLVDKDESIGGRMAQLAKTFPTDDCAMUILAPKMVSAANHPNIELITFAEIKNIDGYIGNFDVTLEKKPRYVDEDTCTGCGACAAACPIEVPNEFDLGLGTRKAIYVPFPQAVPLLYTIDKEHCIDCGLCAKVCCAEAVRYDQKPQELNIKVGTIITATGYDEFDATKKEEYGYGVYDNVITTLEVERMINPAGPTHGHEIRPSDGKAPKRTVYIQCVGSRDEKVGNPYCSRVCCMFALKNAQLMKMHDPNAEVYICYMDIRAFGKGYEEYYKRAQDQFGVKFIRGRPANIFEDPETKNLTVRVEDTLMGEILEIDADLVVLSAGLEAKKDAGELAKMLGIDRGPEGFFKELHPKLAPVNTKVDGIAIAGVAQGPKDIPDTVAQAKGAASAVAIPMSQGQFKIEMIRATVNEEVCGGCKVCALMCPYNAITYEEKDGHLVAITDDVACKGCGACAAACPSGAMQLRYYRDEQVIGMIDGILNAAKMLEE, from the coding sequence ATGAGTGACCCCAAAGTGGGTGTATTCGTCTGCTACTGTGGTGCAAACATCAATGGTGCAGTGGATTGTGAAGCCGTAAAGGATTTCGCTTCTGAATTAGACGGTGTAGCCGTTGCAGCTACTTACCCGTTCATGTGTGCTGACCCAGGTCAAGGTCTTATTAAAGACGCGATCAAAGAGCACGGATTGGACAGGATAGTTGTTGCAGCATGCACCCCTAAGATCCACGAGCCAACCTTTAGAGGTTGCCTACAAGACGCGGGAATATCCCCTTACTATTTAGAATTTGTAAATATTAGAGAACACGACGCATTTGTCCACATGGGCGATGTAGAGGGCGCAACCAGGAAAGCATGTGAAATGATTGCTGGTGGAGTAGAACGAGCTAAGAAATTAGAAGACGTTCCTCAAAAAGTCGTAGACGTAGATAAAAGCTGTATGGTTATCGGTGCAGGTATTGCAGGTATTCAATCTGCTCTTGACCTCGGTGACCAAGGATTCAAAGTCTACCTTGTAGACAAAGACGAGTCAATCGGAGGAAGGATGGCGCAACTTGCAAAGACTTTCCCGACAGATGACTGTGCAATGTGAATTCTCGCACCAAAAATGGTGTCTGCAGCTAACCACCCTAACATTGAATTAATTACATTTGCTGAGATTAAAAATATCGACGGTTACATCGGAAATTTCGATGTTACACTCGAGAAAAAACCAAGATATGTTGATGAAGATACCTGTACCGGATGTGGTGCATGTGCAGCAGCATGTCCAATAGAAGTGCCTAATGAATTTGATTTAGGATTAGGTACTAGGAAAGCAATTTATGTTCCATTCCCACAAGCAGTTCCATTACTTTACACAATCGATAAAGAACACTGTATTGATTGTGGACTTTGTGCAAAAGTTTGCTGTGCAGAGGCAGTAAGATACGATCAGAAACCTCAAGAACTCAATATCAAAGTCGGTACAATTATTACCGCAACTGGATACGATGAGTTCGATGCAACTAAAAAAGAAGAGTATGGATACGGAGTTTACGACAACGTAATTACAACTCTCGAAGTTGAAAGGATGATTAACCCAGCTGGTCCAACCCACGGGCACGAAATCAGACCTAGCGACGGAAAAGCACCAAAAAGAACTGTATATATACAGTGCGTTGGTTCAAGAGACGAGAAAGTTGGAAACCCATACTGTTCAAGAGTATGCTGTATGTTTGCATTGAAAAATGCGCAGTTAATGAAAATGCACGACCCTAATGCAGAAGTTTACATCTGTTACATGGATATCAGGGCTTTCGGTAAAGGATACGAAGAGTACTATAAGAGAGCTCAGGACCAGTTCGGAGTTAAATTCATTAGGGGAAGACCAGCTAACATCTTTGAAGATCCAGAAACTAAAAACTTGACTGTGAGAGTAGAAGACACCCTCATGGGAGAAATTTTAGAGATCGACGCTGATTTAGTTGTTCTTTCAGCAGGATTGGAAGCTAAAAAAGATGCCGGAGAACTTGCTAAAATGCTCGGTATCGATAGAGGTCCAGAAGGATTCTTTAAAGAATTACACCCTAAATTAGCACCTGTTAACACGAAAGTTGACGGTATTGCAATTGCAGGGGTCGCTCAAGGACCAAAAGATATTCCAGATACAGTAGCACAGGCAAAAGGTGCTGCAAGTGCTGTTGCAATTCCAATGTCACAAGGTCAGTTCAAGATCGAAATGATTAGGGCAACAGTTAACGAGGAAGTATGTGGTGGCTGTAAAGTATGTGCTTTAATGTGTCCATATAACGCTATCACTTACGAAGAAAAAGACGGTCACTTGGTGGCAATAACTGATGACGTTGCATGTAAAGGATGTGGAGCTTGTGCAGCAGCATGTCCAAGCGGTGCAATGCAGTTAAGATACTACCGAGATGAACAAGTCATTGGAATGATTGACGGTATATTAAATGCCGCAAAAATGTTAGAAGAATAA
- the vhuD gene encoding F420-non-reducing hydrogenase iron-sulfur subunit VhuD encodes MAEPVIMAFVCYQUGYGAADLAGTSRMQYPASVRAIRVPCTGKFDITYALRAFQKGADAVFVAGUKPNECAFETGNFKAEERVKFGKQILDELGIGGERLEMFFMSGADAGKFTEAVKEMTDRVKKLGPNPIKA; translated from the coding sequence ATGGCAGAACCCGTAATTATGGCCTTTGTATGTTACCAGTGAGGATACGGTGCAGCCGATTTGGCTGGTACGAGCAGAATGCAATACCCTGCATCAGTTAGAGCTATTAGAGTGCCATGTACTGGTAAATTCGATATTACCTATGCATTAAGAGCATTCCAAAAAGGCGCTGATGCTGTATTCGTTGCAGGTTGAAAACCAAACGAATGTGCATTCGAAACTGGAAACTTCAAAGCTGAAGAAAGGGTTAAGTTTGGAAAACAGATCCTAGATGAACTCGGAATCGGTGGCGAAAGACTTGAGATGTTCTTCATGTCAGGTGCTGACGCAGGTAAATTTACCGAAGCAGTTAAAGAAATGACCGATAGAGTTAAAAAACTAGGACCCAACCCAATCAAAGCGTAA
- the vhuG gene encoding F420-non-reducing hydrogenase subunit VhuG, whose product MADKVKVGIIQLCGCSGCHISLLDLHEGLLDVLPALEIVYAPIIADVKEIPDVDVFLVEGGVRSEHDEHLIHEIREKSKVVIAWGSCAAFGGIPGLGNMYTPEQLKETVYTTVSTDNPGVIPTEGVPELTTEVRAISDVVKADYVIPGCPPKPALTAGAIVALLEGKDPVLPTKIVCDECPRTKENVFPKEFKRSFEGTPDPEKCLFEQGYTCMGMATRAGCGAMCPSANMPCRGCYGKTDETLDQGAAAANTYANAGEAALEIPDKVATLNRFTLPVALVSKKIQKE is encoded by the coding sequence ATGGCAGATAAAGTTAAGGTAGGCATTATACAACTCTGCGGATGCTCTGGATGCCATATATCACTACTTGATTTACACGAAGGCCTTTTGGACGTTCTTCCAGCTTTGGAAATTGTATACGCTCCAATCATTGCTGACGTAAAAGAAATTCCTGATGTTGACGTATTCTTAGTCGAAGGCGGAGTAAGAAGCGAACACGATGAACACTTGATTCATGAAATCAGGGAAAAATCAAAAGTAGTGATTGCATGGGGATCCTGTGCAGCTTTCGGAGGTATTCCGGGACTTGGCAATATGTATACTCCAGAACAACTTAAAGAAACAGTTTATACGACAGTTTCAACAGATAACCCTGGAGTTATTCCAACTGAAGGAGTTCCTGAACTAACTACTGAGGTAAGGGCTATTTCTGATGTAGTTAAAGCAGATTACGTAATTCCTGGATGTCCTCCAAAACCTGCACTAACCGCAGGGGCAATTGTTGCATTATTGGAAGGAAAAGATCCAGTATTACCGACAAAAATTGTATGTGATGAATGTCCAAGAACAAAAGAGAATGTATTCCCTAAAGAGTTCAAGAGATCCTTTGAAGGAACTCCTGATCCAGAGAAATGTCTCTTTGAACAAGGATACACATGCATGGGTATGGCTACAAGAGCAGGCTGTGGTGCAATGTGTCCATCAGCAAATATGCCTTGTAGAGGATGCTACGGTAAAACTGATGAAACTTTGGATCAAGGGGCAGCAGCTGCAAACACTTATGCAAATGCAGGAGAAGCAGCGCTTGAAATCCCGGATAAGGTTGCAACACTAAACAGATTCACGTTACCTGTTGCTTTAGTATCCAAAAAAATCCAAAAAGAATAA
- the vhuA gene encoding F420-non-reducing hydrogenase Vhu subunit A encodes MGKVTIEPLSRLEGHGKVSITLDDAGKPTDVKLHITALRGFEQFVVGRPAEEVPRIVPRICGICQTPHHLASVKAVDAAWGAEVPSAAEKLRELMHLGNMMHSHALHFYYLAAPDFVLGPDSDPAARNIIGVIGAAPEVAKKAIAMRRVGQSIVETIGGRAIHPVTGVPGGVSKALSEEKRDELLKEIDEMIAYGQDGIALIKSLNEKYMDVVKSLGVIDTWYLGMVKEGKHNFYGDTLRFMSPDGKQTTDFKPSEYLDNIGEHVVGHNYVKYPYNKKVGYPDGLYRVGPLAMLNVCDSMPTPLAEEARKDFADTFGKPANQSLAYNHARLIELLASCERVKELLEDSEITSTDIKAEVEPKAGNGVGAIYAPRGTLFHNYETDDKGIVVKANMIVASTHNVPTMEKAIQQAAEVVFK; translated from the coding sequence ATGGGTAAGGTTACTATCGAACCTCTATCCCGTTTAGAAGGGCACGGTAAGGTTTCAATAACCTTAGATGATGCGGGAAAACCAACAGATGTAAAATTACATATTACTGCCCTTAGAGGATTCGAACAGTTTGTTGTAGGACGACCTGCAGAGGAAGTACCAAGAATAGTACCAAGAATTTGTGGAATTTGCCAGACTCCGCACCACTTGGCAAGTGTTAAAGCAGTAGATGCTGCATGGGGTGCAGAAGTACCAAGTGCAGCCGAAAAATTAAGAGAATTAATGCATCTTGGAAACATGATGCATTCTCACGCATTGCACTTCTATTACTTGGCAGCTCCTGACTTTGTACTTGGTCCTGATTCAGATCCTGCAGCTAGAAACATTATTGGAGTTATTGGCGCAGCTCCTGAAGTTGCTAAAAAAGCAATTGCAATGAGACGAGTTGGTCAATCAATTGTTGAAACAATTGGTGGTAGAGCAATTCACCCTGTTACAGGAGTTCCTGGTGGGGTATCCAAAGCATTGAGCGAAGAAAAAAGAGACGAATTATTAAAAGAAATTGACGAAATGATCGCATATGGTCAAGACGGTATCGCTCTTATCAAATCACTCAATGAAAAATACATGGATGTTGTAAAATCACTCGGTGTAATTGATACCTGGTATTTAGGTATGGTAAAAGAAGGTAAACACAATTTCTACGGGGACACATTAAGATTCATGTCACCTGATGGAAAACAAACTACCGACTTTAAACCTTCAGAATACTTAGATAACATCGGTGAACACGTTGTAGGACACAACTACGTTAAATATCCATACAACAAAAAAGTTGGATATCCTGACGGTCTCTACAGAGTGGGCCCATTAGCAATGCTTAATGTATGTGATTCAATGCCTACGCCTCTTGCCGAAGAAGCTAGAAAAGATTTCGCAGACACTTTCGGAAAACCTGCAAACCAATCATTAGCATACAATCATGCAAGATTGATAGAATTGCTCGCTTCATGCGAAAGAGTCAAAGAACTTTTAGAAGACTCAGAAATAACTTCAACAGACATTAAAGCAGAAGTTGAACCAAAAGCAGGAAATGGTGTTGGTGCGATTTACGCTCCAAGAGGTACTTTATTCCACAATTATGAAACAGATGATAAAGGAATTGTTGTTAAAGCAAACATGATTGTAGCTTCAACACACAACGTACCTACCATGGAAAAAGCTATCCAACAAGCTGCAGAAGTTGTCTTCAAATAA
- the vhuU gene encoding F420-non-reducing hydrogenase selenoprotein subunit VhuU — MVDEAKLNLIEIVLRAYDPUYSCAAHMIVKDEQGKVLLEVKKEE; from the coding sequence ATGGTAGATGAGGCAAAATTAAATTTAATCGAGATCGTGCTAAGAGCATACGATCCATGATATTCATGTGCAGCGCACATGATTGTAAAAGACGAACAAGGAAAAGTTCTCCTTGAAGTCAAAAAAGAAGAATAA
- the vhuB gene encoding F420-non-reducing hydrogenase associated-polyferredoxin VhuB → MAGISIQEDACLVCNACAKACPTEAIEIAPFKTCIQCFSCATACPTGALVEKDGKLVFNGSKCDLDGACQKACPVGIKKVDDRFPYSKGHCVLCEKCVDICPAEIISLPGKAEKPKKEIIIPQEPIAVTKDCVACGVCVPECPVDAISIEDIAVIDTDKCIYCTVCSQTCPWNAIFVAGKLPQKRQKTIKSFTVNEEECIGCEKCVEACPGSMIEYNGEALGVKLPGACPACGLCVESCPVEVISLEVEYASAKPVTDEGLVWSEEKCAYCGPCAIKCPTGAIKVVNPKGLELPSKKKTEKANEFAMCIRCGACAMKCPTGALKMGKMVHEGKEYARVEFSPALCNECGECVDVCPQKTLELTGDDKMPLKGYCVMCLKCIEACNKTKKEALSLK, encoded by the coding sequence TTGGCAGGAATATCTATTCAAGAGGATGCTTGCCTTGTGTGTAATGCCTGTGCGAAGGCATGCCCTACAGAGGCAATAGAGATTGCCCCCTTTAAGACATGTATTCAGTGCTTTAGTTGTGCTACTGCATGTCCGACAGGGGCATTAGTTGAAAAAGACGGAAAGTTAGTTTTCAATGGAAGCAAATGTGATTTGGACGGAGCATGTCAAAAAGCATGCCCTGTAGGAATCAAAAAAGTAGATGACAGATTCCCATACTCCAAAGGACACTGTGTTCTCTGTGAGAAATGTGTTGATATCTGCCCTGCTGAAATAATTTCACTTCCTGGAAAAGCCGAAAAGCCTAAAAAAGAAATAATCATTCCACAAGAACCAATTGCAGTTACAAAAGACTGTGTTGCTTGTGGCGTATGTGTTCCAGAGTGTCCGGTTGATGCAATATCCATCGAAGATATCGCAGTAATTGATACAGACAAGTGTATATACTGTACTGTATGTTCACAAACTTGTCCATGGAACGCAATCTTTGTAGCTGGAAAACTGCCTCAAAAAAGACAGAAAACAATCAAATCTTTCACAGTTAATGAGGAAGAATGTATTGGTTGTGAGAAGTGTGTTGAAGCATGTCCTGGTTCAATGATTGAGTACAATGGTGAAGCTTTAGGTGTTAAATTACCAGGGGCATGCCCTGCATGTGGACTCTGTGTAGAAAGCTGTCCAGTTGAAGTTATTAGCTTGGAAGTTGAATATGCAAGCGCAAAACCAGTTACTGACGAAGGTCTAGTCTGGTCAGAAGAAAAATGTGCATACTGCGGACCTTGTGCAATCAAATGTCCAACAGGTGCAATAAAAGTAGTTAATCCGAAAGGATTAGAATTACCTTCAAAGAAAAAAACCGAAAAAGCAAACGAATTCGCAATGTGTATTCGATGTGGTGCCTGTGCAATGAAGTGTCCAACCGGCGCTTTAAAAATGGGCAAAATGGTTCATGAAGGTAAAGAATACGCAAGAGTTGAATTTAGCCCTGCATTATGTAATGAATGCGGCGAATGTGTAGATGTATGTCCACAGAAAACACTGGAACTCACCGGTGACGACAAAATGCCTCTTAAAGGTTACTGTGTAATGTGCTTGAAATGTATTGAAGCATGCAACAAAACCAAAAAAGAAGCATTATCATTGAAATAA